The Streptomyces sp. NBC_00483 genome contains the following window.
GTCGTGCTTGCCGTCGTTCACACACGACTTGAACGTCGACGTGTCCAGGCCGTCGACCTTGCCCGCGAGCTCGATCAGCTTGTCGTTGTTCGCGAAGGCGTCGTCGGTCTCCTCCGGCTGGTTCTCGAACAGCACGTCGTGGTAGTCGCGGAACTTCCCGGCGTCCTGGGCGCAGCCCGCCGCGTTGGCCGCGCGCAGGGAGCCGGTGCCCTTCAGGTTCGAGTCGATGAGCGTGACGAGGTGGTACTCGACCTTCAGCTCACCGGAGTCCTCCAGCTCATGGATCGTCGACCGGTACGCGTCCTCGAAGCTCTTGCAGGCGGGACAGCGGAAGTCCTCCCAGACCGTGAGCGTCGACTTCGCGGTGTCCTCGCCCGCCGGGATCGCCAGCTTGTCCTTGCCGGTGGCGCCCTTGGGCGCGACCACCGGCCCGGCATCACTGGAACTGTCGTCGCCCGAATTCGCGGCGACCACCCCGATCACCGCGGCCAGGCCGAGCACGCACACCACGGTGGCGCCCACGATCAAGGTCCTGCGCCGCTTCTCAGCGGACTTCTGCTTCTGGCGCTCGGCGGCAAGGCGTTCGCGGGCCGCGCGCTTTCCCTCTCGGTTCTTCTCGCTCACACCAGCGCCAACGAACCGGGAAGGCACGAGCGTGCCTTCCCGGTCCGGTTTCCATCCGTATGGGTGACGTAACTCCCTGTTACTACGGGGTGGTTACTAGGCCTTGGCCCGTACGCCCGCGGCGAGTTCACCGGCGAGGGCGCGCACCGCTTCGAGTCCGGCCTTCTCGTCCGGGGCGTCCAGCATCCGCTTCACGAACGCCGAGCCGACGATGACCCCGTCCGCGAAGCCCGCGACCTCCTTGGCCTGCGTCGCGTTGGAGACGCCGAGGCCCACGCACACGGGAAGGTCGGTCGTGGCCTTGGTGCGCTCGACGAGTTCCTTGGCCTGGTTGCCGACGGACTCGCGGGTGCCGGTGACGCCCATCAGGGACGCCGCGTACACGAAGCCCGAACCGGCGGCCGTGATGGTGGCGAGGCGCTCGTCCTTGCTGCTGGGCGCGACGACGAAGACGGTCGCGAGACCGTGCTTGTCCGCGTGCTCGCGCCACACCGCCGACTCCTGCACCGGCAGGTCCGGCAGGATGCAGCCGGCGCCGCCCGCCTCGGCGAGCTCGGCGGTGAACCGCTCGATGCCGTAGCGGTCGATGGGGTTCCAGTACGTCATGACGAGGACCGGCTTGCCGGTGGCCTCGTGCGCCTCGCGCACGGTGCGCATGACGTCCTTGATCTTCAGGCCGCCGCGCAGCGCGATGTCGTCGGCGGTCTGGATGACCGGTCCGTCGAGCACCGGGTCGGAGTGCGGCAGGCCCACCTCGACCACGTCGGCGCCGCCGTCGAAGGCGGCCTTGATCGCCTCGATGCCGCCGTCGACGGTCGGGAATCCGGCGGGCAGGTAGGCGATGAGGGCGGAGCGGCCCTCGGCCCTGGCACCGGCCAGGGTGTCGTTCAACAGCTGTACGTTGCCGCTCACTTGGCATCCCCCTCGATCTCGGCCTGCTCGCCCTCGGCGTCCGCGGCGACGGCCGCGTCCGTGTCGTAGAGGCCGAAGTAGCGGGCCGCGGTGTCCATGTCCTTGTCGCCGCGCCCGGACAGGTTGACGATGATCAGCCCGTCCTTGCCCAGCTCCTTGCCGACCTCCAGCGCGCCCGCGAGGGCGTGCGCCGACTCGATGGCCGGGATGATGCCCTCGCTCTGCGACAGGAGGCGCAGCGCCTGCATGGCGGCGTCGTCGGTGACCGCGCGGTACTCGCCGCGGCCCGAGTCCTTCAGGTAGGCGTGCTCGGGGCCGATGCCCGGGTAGTCCAGGCCCGCCGAGATCGAGTACGGCTCGGTGATCTGGCCCTCCTCGTCCTGGAGGACGTAGGAGCGGGAGCCGTGCAGGATGCCGGGCTCGCCCGCGCTGAGCGTCGCCGCGTGCTCGCCGGTCTCGATGCCGTGTCCGGCCGGCTCGCAGCCGATCAGACGGACGTCGGCGTCCGGGATGAAGGCGTGGAACAGGCCGATGGCGTTGGAGCCGCCGCCGACGCAGGCGATCGCGGCGTCCGGGAGACGTCCTGCCCGCTCCAGGATCTGGCGGCGGGCCTCGACGCCGATGACGCGGTGGAAGTCGCGGACCATCGCGGGGAACGGGTGCGGTCCCGCGACCGTGCCGAAGAGGTAGTGCGTGCGGTCGACGTTGGCGACCCAGTCGCGGAACGCCTCGTTGATGGCGTCCTTGAGGGTGCGGCTGCCGGACTTCACGGCGATGACCTCGGCGCCCAGCATGCGCATGCGGGCCACGTTCAGGGCCTGGCGCTGGGTGTCGATCTCGCCCATGTAGATGGTGCACTCGAGGCCGAACAGCGCGCAGGCGGTGGCGGTCGCGACGCCGTGCTGGCCCGCGCCCGTCTCCGCGATGACGCGGGTCTTGCCCATCCGCTTGGTGAGCAGGGCCTGGCCGAGCACGTTGTTGATCTTGTGCGAACCGGTGTGGTTCAGGTCCTCGCGCTTGAGGAAGATCCGGGCGCCACCGGCGTGCTCGGCGAACCGGGGCACCTCGGTGAGGCTGCTGGGGCGGCCGGTGTAGTTGACGAGGAGGTCGTCGAGCTCGCGGGCGAACTCCGGGTCGTTCTTGGCCTTGTCGTACTCGACGGCGACCTCGTCCACGGCGGCGACGAGGGCCTCCGGGATGAACTTGCCGCCGAACGCGCCGAAGTAGCCCTCGGCGCTCGGGATCTGACCCTCGGGGTCGGGAATGAAGTACTCGCTGGGCATGCGTAACCCTCACGGTGAGTTGGGTGGTGACTGGTCGCCGTGGGGGCGTGGGTGGTCGCTGTCAGGCACGGTCCCGCGCCCCTTGATGGGGCCAAAGGTACGTACTCGACCGCGGGCGGCGATGACGCACGCGCCCGCGTGGCGGTGGCCGCCTGTGAGGTGGCCGTCTGTCCAGTGGCCGACTGTGAGGTGGCCGCCTGTCAGGAGAAACCCGCGCCCCTAAAGGGCGCCTCGCCATCGCATGCCGTTGATCTGGCCCGGCTCCGCGCCGATGTGGTACCTGACCCGCCTGCCGCGCACACGGCGCGCCGGAGCCCGGCAGCCGCGGGGGCGGCAACCGGGAGCGAGGCGGGAGGCAATGGCCATGGCGGAGAGTTTACCGTCCGTGCCGCAGGGCGGGGTGGGCGCCGGCGGCGACGAGGTCGGCGACGGCGGACTTCGGGTCACGGCCGGTCACCAGGGACTCGCCGACGAGGACGGCGTCCGCGCCCGCGTTGGCGTACGCGATCAGGTCGTGCGGGCCGCGCACGCCGGACTCGGCGACCTTGACGATGTGGTCCGGGATGTCCGGGGCGACGCGCTCGAAGGTGCCGCGGTCGACCGAAAGGTCCTTGAGATTGCGGGTGTTGATGCCGATGATCTTGGCCCCGGCGTCGATCGCGCGCTCCACCTCGTCCTCGTCGTGCGCCTCGACGAGCGGCGTGAGGCCGATGGAGACCGCGCGCTCGATGAGGGACTCCAGGGCGGGCTGCTCCAGGGCGGCGACGATCAGCAGCGCGAGGTCGGCGCCGTACGCGCGGGCCTCCCACAGCTGGTACGACGTGACGATGAAGTCCTTGCGCAGGATCGGGATGTCGACCTTGGCGCGGACGGCCTCCAGGTCGGCGAGCGAGCCACCGAAACGGCGCTGCTCGGTGAGGACGGAGATGACGGCCGCGCCGCCCGCCTCGTAGTCGGCGGCGAGGGCGGCAGGGTCGGCGATCGCGGCGAGCGCGCCCTTGGAGGGGCTGGACCGCTTGACCTCGCAGATCACCTTGACGCCGTCGCCCTTGAGCGCGGCAACCCCGTCCTTGGCCGGGCGAGCCTTCGCCGCGCGCTCCTTGAGCTCGTCGAGGCTGACGCGCGCCTGCCGCTCCGCAAGGTCGGCACGGACTCCGTCGATGATCTCGTCGAGCACACTCACGCGAGCGGACTCCTTTCCGGGCATCCCCTGGGTGTTCATCTGGTCCTTGTGAATGGTATCCGTCAATGGGCGAAGGTCCCGCATCCGGTTGACGCCGGTCCCACTACCTGGACAAACGCAGTTGATCAAGGGGTTAGGAAGCCACCGAAGGGCAGGTTCCGGACAACGGTGAAGGCGAGCACGACCCCGCCGACGATCCACAGCTGTACGCGGCCCAGCGCGAGGCTCACGGCCCTGCCGCGGGCCGCCCGCACCGCCCACACCGTCCAGATCACCGCGAACAGCGCGTAGCCGACGACGGCGAGGGCATTGGCCCCGAACGCGCCCGAGAGGTCCCCGTGCGCGACCGCGTGGGCACTGCGCAGCCCGCCGCAGCCGGGGCAGTAGGCGCCCGTGAGCTGGAGGAACGGGCAGGCCGGGTAGTGGCCGGGCTCATTGGGGTCGACGGCGCCCACGTAGGCGAAGGCGAGGGCGACGCCGCCGAGCACGCCGAGCGGGACGGCGAGTCGGCGCAGAGCGCCGGAACGGGGGGTCTTCTCGGTCTTCTCGGTCTGCTCCGACATCTCCACGGTCACCCGTGAATTCTGCATCCGCGGGCCCGGGACCGCTCCCCGGAAAACACGAAAGGGGCGGGACGGCCGGTCGGTCGGCCGCTCCACCCCTTTCGCGGGTATGTGCGAGGACTCAGGCCTCCGAGCCCGCGGGGCGCGCAGCCCCGGTGGACTTGAGCTGCAGCTCGGCACGCTTCGGCTTGCCCATGCCCATGGCGCTCATCAGGCCGCCGGCGACCGCGGCGATCGCCAGCAGGGCCATGCCGGCCCAGAAACCGGCGACGTTGCCGATCACCATGAAGGCGCCCGCGACACAGAAACCGATGAAGGCGATGATGACACCGGTCCAGGCGGCCGGGGTGTGTCCGTGGCTGCTGTCCGCCATGGCTTGCTCCTCGTTGCTTATGGCCTATGCGTACGCATGACGTACGACGTTCCCATCTATTGTCCCGCACTCGCGCACCAGCTCGGAACGCGGGGTCCGGGCCTACGTCCAGGACCTGGTCCAGGACCTATGCGCCGGTCGGGTCCTCGCCGCGGTCGAGGGCCTTCCAGAGCTCCTCGGGGCGGTCCGGGTCCACGGCCTTGGCGCGGCGGGTCCGCGGGGCGCCGGAGCGCTCGTAGCGGCCGCCCATCGACGGCCAGGCCGCGCCGTAGATCACGGCGAGGATCCCGGCGATCAGGATGAGTGCGCCGCCGGCCGCGGAGACGTACGGCCACGCGGTGTTGCTGAGCGCGTGGATGGTGGCGGAGGCGTCACCCGCGGCCTGCGCCGCCTTCTCGTCGAGCGCGGCGCTGTCACGCGCGCCGAGCACGGCGGCGGCGACGGCGCCCGCGCCGCTGAGCGCGAGCAGGAGGGCGACCAGGACGCGGCCGACCTTGCGGACCGCGAAGACGGCGACGAGCGCGGCGAGGCCCACTATGGCGAGGGCCGCGGGCACGCCCGTGACGTCGCTGCCCTCGGCGGTCAGCGGCAGCTTGCCGCCGGCGACGGCGGCGACGCCCGAGCACCACTCCTGCCGGGAGGCGAGCAGGGCGATCGCGGCTCCCGCGGCCCCGCAGAGCAGGGCGACGGCGAGGCTGCGCCGGCCATTCGGCGAGGAAGCAGCCGGCTCGGCCGGCTCGGCGGCATCGTTACGGGGGTGCGGTACAGCAGTCACGTACTCCACTATCGCCTGTCTGTACGGGTTTACGTGACCCGGGGGCCGGAGTCGTGCGTCACTTCACAGCGTCCGATGCCTCACAGTCGGTTCGCCGTGTGCACGGCGCGCAGCACCGCCGCCGCCTTGTTGCGGCACTCGGTGTCCTCGGCGACCGGGTCGGAGTCGGCGACGACACCCGCGCCCGCCTGCACATACGCGGTCCCCTCGCGCAGCAGCGCGGTGCGGATGGCGATGGCGGTGTCGGAGTCGCCCGCGAAGTCGAGGTAGCCGACGCAGCCGCCGTAGACGCCGCGGCGCGACGGCTCCAGCTCGTCGATGATCTGCAGCGCACGCGGCTTCGGGGCGCCGGACAGGGTGCCGGCCGGGAAGCAGGAGGTCAGTACGTCGAAGGCGGTGTGCCCCTCGGCGACGGTTCCCGTCACGGTCGAGACGATGTGCATGACGTGCGAGTACTTCTCGATGGACATGAAGTCGACGACCTCGACGGAGCCGGGCTCGCAGACCCGCCCCAGGTCGTTGCGCCCGAGGTCGACGAGCATCAGGTGCTCGGCGCGCTCCTTGGGGTCGCCGAGCAGCTCCTCCGCGAGGTCGTGGTCCTCCTGCGGGGTCGCGCCGCGCGGCCGGGTCCCGGCGATCGGGTGCACCATGGCGCGCCCGTCCTCGACCTTGACGAGGGCCTCCGGCGAGGAGCCGACGACGTCGAATCCGTCGAAGCGGAAGAGGTACATGTACGGGGACGGGTTCGTGGCCCGCAGCACCCGGTAGACGTCCAACGCGCTTGCGGTGCAAGGGGTTTCGAAGCGCTGGGACGGGACGACCTGGAAGGCCTCGCCCGCGCGGATGCGCTCCTTGATGTCCTCGACGGCGTCCTGGTACTGCTTGCCGCCCCACAGCGCCGTGAACTCCGGGAGCTCGGACGGCGGGAGCGCGGCGGGGGCGGACTCGACCGGCTTGGAGAGGTCGGCCTCCATGGCGTCGAGGCGGGCGACGGCGTCGGCGTAGGCCTCGTCGACGCCGGTCTCCAGGTCGTTGTGGTTGATCGCGTTGGCGATCAGCAGCACCGAGCCGTCCCAGTGGTCGAGCACGGCGAGATCGCTGGTGAGCAGCATCGTCAGCTCGGGCAGCTTGAGGTCGTCCCGCTCCCCCGGGCCGACCTTCTCCAGGCGGCGCACGATGTCGTACCCGAGGTAGCCGACCATGCCGCCGGTGAACGGGGGCAGACCCTCGTAGCGCGGGGTGTGCAGCGTCTGGACGGTGGCGCGCAGGGCGGCGAGCGGGTCGCCGTCGACCGGGACGCCGACGGGCGGCGTGCCCAGCCAGTGGGCCTGCCCGTCGCGCTCGGTCAGCGTGCCGGCGGAGCGCACGCCGACGAACGAATAGCGGGACCAGGAGCGGCCGTTCTCCGCGGACTCCAGGAGGAACGTGCCGGGCCGCTCGGCGGCGAGCTTGCGGTACAGGCCGACGGGCGTGTCGCCGTCCGCGAGGAGCTTGCGGCTGACGGGGATCACTCGGCGGTCGGTCGCGAGCTTGCGGAAGGTCTCGAGGTCCATGGCAGGAGCCTACTTCCGTCGGGGGGACGCCCCGCGCGCCTGGTCGAGGGGTGGACGGCGCCCCGCTAGAAGGGAGCGGTGACGAAGACCAAGAGCTACAAAAACGCACGCATGGCGAGCGCCCTGTCCGGTGTCGCCCTCGCCGCCGTCGCCGTGACCGCGCTGACCGGCGCCGCTCCCGCCCCCGGCGACTGGGCCGCGCCCCCGCCCGGCGAGGTCGAGGCGCGGGTCGAGGCCGCGGGCCTGGAGATGCTCGACTCCGAGAAGCTGACCATGCACATCCACCCCCACCTCACCGTGTACGCGGGCGGCCGCCAGGTGACCGTCCCCGCCGACATCGGCATCGACCGCTCCGGCAAGAAGCCCCGCTTCAGCCCGCTGCACACGCACGACACGACCGGCACCGTGCACGTGGAGTCGGCCCAGTGGCAGGACTTCACGCTCGGACAGCTCCTCACGGAGTGGGGCGTGCGCCCCCAGTGCACGGCCGAGGTCGACGGGTCCCCGGTGGCGGGGGACCCGGCCCGGATCGTCTTCCGGGACCGTCAGGAGATCACGCTGCGCTGTCGCTGACCGGCAGCTCGTCGCGGTCGAAGCAGGTGCGGGCGCCGGTGTGACAGGCGGCGCCCACCTGGTCGACCTTGACGAGCACGGTGTCGGCGTCGCAGTCGAGGGCGACCGACTTCACGTGCTGGAAGTGGCCCGAGGTGTCGCCCTTGACCCAGTACTCCTGGCGGCTGCGCGACCAGTACGTGCAGCGGCCGGTGGTCAGGGTGCGGTGCAGCGCCTCGTCGTCCATCCAGCCGAGCATGAGCACCTCGCCGGTGTCGTACTGCTGGGCGATGGCGGGAACCAGGCCGTCGGCGCTCCGCTTGAGGCGGGCGGCGATGGCGGGGTCGAGGCTGCTGCTGGGTACGGGCGAGCTGGTCATATGGACCATTGTGCCGCGCCGAGTCGAACGTCCACTGTCCGGTGCGGCGCGGGCGGTCGTAGGCTGGCGACATGTCGACCCATGCCAAGCGTGAACGACTTCTGCTCGCCGACCTGTTGGAGGCGTCGGGCCCGGACGCCCCCACCCTCTGTGAGGGCTGGAACACCCGGGACCTCGCGGCGCATGTGGTGGTGCGCGAGCGCCGCCCGGACGCCGCGGGCGGGATCCTCGTCAAACAGCTCGCGTCCCGCCTGGAGCGGGTGCAGGCCGAGTTCGCGGAGAAGCCGTACGAAGAGCTGATCCAGCTGATCCGCACCGGTCCGCCGCGCTTCTCGCCCTTCTCCCTCAAGCAGATCGACGAGGCGTCGAACGCGATCGAGTTCTACATCCACACCGAGGAC
Protein-coding sequences here:
- a CDS encoding DsbA family protein, whose protein sequence is MSEKNREGKRAARERLAAERQKQKSAEKRRRTLIVGATVVCVLGLAAVIGVVAANSGDDSSSDAGPVVAPKGATGKDKLAIPAGEDTAKSTLTVWEDFRCPACKSFEDAYRSTIHELEDSGELKVEYHLVTLIDSNLKGTGSLRAANAAGCAQDAGKFRDYHDVLFENQPEETDDAFANNDKLIELAGKVDGLDTSTFKSCVNDGKHDSWVNKSYKAFQDAGHSGTPTVLLNGKNILEDQSLTPAKFKKMVEAANK
- the trpA gene encoding tryptophan synthase subunit alpha codes for the protein MSGNVQLLNDTLAGARAEGRSALIAYLPAGFPTVDGGIEAIKAAFDGGADVVEVGLPHSDPVLDGPVIQTADDIALRGGLKIKDVMRTVREAHEATGKPVLVMTYWNPIDRYGIERFTAELAEAGGAGCILPDLPVQESAVWREHADKHGLATVFVVAPSSKDERLATITAAGSGFVYAASLMGVTGTRESVGNQAKELVERTKATTDLPVCVGLGVSNATQAKEVAGFADGVIVGSAFVKRMLDAPDEKAGLEAVRALAGELAAGVRAKA
- the trpB gene encoding tryptophan synthase subunit beta, whose amino-acid sequence is MPSEYFIPDPEGQIPSAEGYFGAFGGKFIPEALVAAVDEVAVEYDKAKNDPEFARELDDLLVNYTGRPSSLTEVPRFAEHAGGARIFLKREDLNHTGSHKINNVLGQALLTKRMGKTRVIAETGAGQHGVATATACALFGLECTIYMGEIDTQRQALNVARMRMLGAEVIAVKSGSRTLKDAINEAFRDWVANVDRTHYLFGTVAGPHPFPAMVRDFHRVIGVEARRQILERAGRLPDAAIACVGGGSNAIGLFHAFIPDADVRLIGCEPAGHGIETGEHAATLSAGEPGILHGSRSYVLQDEEGQITEPYSISAGLDYPGIGPEHAYLKDSGRGEYRAVTDDAAMQALRLLSQSEGIIPAIESAHALAGALEVGKELGKDGLIIVNLSGRGDKDMDTAARYFGLYDTDAAVAADAEGEQAEIEGDAK
- the trpM gene encoding tryptophan biosynthesis modulator TrpM — translated: MAIASRLAPGCRPRGCRAPARRVRGRRVRYHIGAEPGQINGMRWRGAL
- the trpC gene encoding indole-3-glycerol phosphate synthase TrpC, yielding MSVLDEIIDGVRADLAERQARVSLDELKERAAKARPAKDGVAALKGDGVKVICEVKRSSPSKGALAAIADPAALAADYEAGGAAVISVLTEQRRFGGSLADLEAVRAKVDIPILRKDFIVTSYQLWEARAYGADLALLIVAALEQPALESLIERAVSIGLTPLVEAHDEDEVERAIDAGAKIIGINTRNLKDLSVDRGTFERVAPDIPDHIVKVAESGVRGPHDLIAYANAGADAVLVGESLVTGRDPKSAVADLVAAGAHPALRHGR
- a CDS encoding DUF2752 domain-containing protein, with protein sequence MSEQTEKTEKTPRSGALRRLAVPLGVLGGVALAFAYVGAVDPNEPGHYPACPFLQLTGAYCPGCGGLRSAHAVAHGDLSGAFGANALAVVGYALFAVIWTVWAVRAARGRAVSLALGRVQLWIVGGVVLAFTVVRNLPFGGFLTP
- a CDS encoding HGxxPAAW family protein, whose amino-acid sequence is MADSSHGHTPAAWTGVIIAFIGFCVAGAFMVIGNVAGFWAGMALLAIAAVAGGLMSAMGMGKPKRAELQLKSTGAARPAGSEA
- a CDS encoding TIGR02234 family membrane protein, with protein sequence MEYVTAVPHPRNDAAEPAEPAASSPNGRRSLAVALLCGAAGAAIALLASRQEWCSGVAAVAGGKLPLTAEGSDVTGVPAALAIVGLAALVAVFAVRKVGRVLVALLLALSGAGAVAAAVLGARDSAALDEKAAQAAGDASATIHALSNTAWPYVSAAGGALILIAGILAVIYGAAWPSMGGRYERSGAPRTRRAKAVDPDRPEELWKALDRGEDPTGA
- a CDS encoding anthranilate synthase component I gives rise to the protein MDLETFRKLATDRRVIPVSRKLLADGDTPVGLYRKLAAERPGTFLLESAENGRSWSRYSFVGVRSAGTLTERDGQAHWLGTPPVGVPVDGDPLAALRATVQTLHTPRYEGLPPFTGGMVGYLGYDIVRRLEKVGPGERDDLKLPELTMLLTSDLAVLDHWDGSVLLIANAINHNDLETGVDEAYADAVARLDAMEADLSKPVESAPAALPPSELPEFTALWGGKQYQDAVEDIKERIRAGEAFQVVPSQRFETPCTASALDVYRVLRATNPSPYMYLFRFDGFDVVGSSPEALVKVEDGRAMVHPIAGTRPRGATPQEDHDLAEELLGDPKERAEHLMLVDLGRNDLGRVCEPGSVEVVDFMSIEKYSHVMHIVSTVTGTVAEGHTAFDVLTSCFPAGTLSGAPKPRALQIIDELEPSRRGVYGGCVGYLDFAGDSDTAIAIRTALLREGTAYVQAGAGVVADSDPVAEDTECRNKAAAVLRAVHTANRL
- the hisI gene encoding phosphoribosyl-AMP cyclohydrolase, with amino-acid sequence MTSSPVPSSSLDPAIAARLKRSADGLVPAIAQQYDTGEVLMLGWMDDEALHRTLTTGRCTYWSRSRQEYWVKGDTSGHFQHVKSVALDCDADTVLVKVDQVGAACHTGARTCFDRDELPVSDSAA
- a CDS encoding TIGR03085 family metal-binding protein; translation: MSTHAKRERLLLADLLEASGPDAPTLCEGWNTRDLAAHVVVRERRPDAAGGILVKQLASRLERVQAEFAEKPYEELIQLIRTGPPRFSPFSLKQIDEASNAIEFYIHTEDVRRAQPDWTPRELDPVFADVLWSRLERMARVMGRKAPVGLVLRRPDGQTAVAHRGAPVVTVTGAPAELVMFAFGRQEAADVEMDGEKSAIDRLTETKALGL